One region of Streptomyces rishiriensis genomic DNA includes:
- a CDS encoding SpoIIE family protein phosphatase yields MTAEPIRSGGDPYRPETPAPTGLLDVLSVSAMVIDIDGRIVFWTPQAEDLFGYTAQEALGKYAARLLIHPQHLQSVVKLFAEVLETGRSWAGAFPIRHKDGSNRLTEFRNMRLQDDLGDVYALGIAADHNLLQRVETDLALCERLINQSPIGLALLNPDLCYLLVNPALERIDGIPAEDHVGRRLREAMPLPDIDTIESALRQVLTTGTPLLDQYHVGRPPTDPDHEHAWSLSFYRLEDPGGRVLGAAASVVDVTERHRAAAEADRARRRLALIAEASTRVGTTLEVDRTAHELAEIAVPQLADVVAVDILDSALACRRSRRADNGPELFRALALKAAHPTVALRAADPPGDVTAYEGDRLVTLCVHTGRPVLVRHVGEHDIPRIARDAEAAALLGRAGVHSYLAVPLIAHGEVLGALDLKRTRNPLPFDDDDVILASELAGRAAVAIDNARWFQSVRNTALTLQRSLLPDHAPHHTGLELASRYQPAQATSEVGGDWYDVIPLEDDKTALVVGDVMGNGIDAAATMGRLRTATCAYADLDLEPGDVLRHLDKITCDLEHYIVTCLYAVYDPRTRQCRIANAGHMPPALAGPGHDPRLLQLPPGAPLGVGGVAFETTTVDLTPGDLLVLYTDGLVETRLHSIDDRLSVLLSFLDDPGRPLEEICDLLLYGLRHPDDHDDVALLIARTS; encoded by the coding sequence ATGACAGCCGAACCCATCCGGTCTGGCGGCGACCCGTACCGCCCCGAGACGCCCGCGCCCACCGGTCTGCTGGACGTGCTGAGTGTGTCCGCGATGGTCATCGACATCGACGGACGCATCGTGTTCTGGACGCCCCAGGCGGAGGACCTGTTCGGTTACACCGCGCAGGAGGCCCTCGGCAAGTACGCGGCGCGGCTGCTGATCCACCCGCAGCACCTCCAGTCCGTGGTGAAGCTGTTCGCGGAGGTGCTGGAGACCGGCCGGAGCTGGGCCGGCGCCTTTCCCATCCGGCACAAGGACGGCAGCAACCGGCTGACGGAGTTCCGCAACATGCGGCTCCAGGACGATCTCGGGGACGTCTACGCCCTGGGCATCGCCGCCGACCACAATCTGCTCCAGCGCGTCGAGACCGATCTGGCGCTGTGCGAGCGGCTGATCAACCAGTCGCCGATCGGTCTGGCCCTGCTGAACCCGGACCTGTGCTATCTGCTGGTCAACCCGGCGCTCGAACGCATCGACGGCATCCCCGCCGAGGACCATGTCGGCCGGCGTCTGCGGGAGGCGATGCCCCTTCCCGACATCGACACCATCGAGTCCGCCCTGCGGCAGGTGCTCACCACCGGCACGCCGCTGCTCGACCAGTACCACGTGGGCCGTCCGCCGACCGACCCCGATCACGAGCACGCCTGGTCCCTCTCCTTCTATCGTCTGGAGGATCCCGGGGGGCGGGTGCTGGGCGCGGCCGCCTCGGTCGTCGACGTCACCGAACGGCACCGCGCCGCCGCGGAGGCCGACCGGGCCCGGCGGCGCCTCGCCCTGATCGCCGAGGCCTCCACCCGGGTCGGCACCACGCTGGAGGTGGACAGGACCGCTCACGAACTGGCCGAGATCGCCGTCCCCCAGCTCGCCGACGTGGTGGCCGTGGACATCCTCGACTCCGCCCTGGCCTGCCGCCGTTCGCGCCGGGCGGACAACGGCCCGGAGCTCTTCCGCGCCCTCGCGCTGAAGGCGGCCCACCCCACCGTGGCACTGCGCGCAGCCGACCCGCCGGGCGACGTCACGGCCTATGAGGGCGACCGCCTGGTCACCCTGTGCGTGCACACCGGCCGGCCGGTCCTGGTGCGGCACGTCGGCGAGCACGACATCCCCCGCATCGCCCGGGATGCCGAGGCCGCTGCGCTGCTGGGCCGGGCCGGGGTCCACTCGTATCTCGCCGTTCCGCTGATCGCCCACGGCGAGGTGCTCGGCGCCCTCGACCTCAAGCGCACCCGCAACCCGCTGCCGTTCGACGACGACGACGTCATCCTGGCCAGTGAGCTGGCCGGCCGGGCCGCCGTGGCCATCGACAACGCGCGCTGGTTCCAGAGTGTGCGCAACACCGCCCTCACCCTCCAGCGCAGTCTGCTGCCCGATCACGCGCCCCATCACACCGGTCTCGAGCTCGCCTCTCGCTATCAGCCGGCCCAGGCGACCAGCGAGGTCGGCGGCGACTGGTACGACGTCATCCCGTTGGAAGACGACAAGACCGCGCTGGTCGTCGGGGACGTCATGGGCAACGGCATCGACGCCGCCGCCACCATGGGCCGGCTGCGCACCGCCACCTGCGCCTACGCGGACCTCGACCTCGAGCCCGGCGACGTGCTGCGGCACCTGGACAAGATCACCTGCGATCTGGAGCACTACATCGTGACCTGCCTGTACGCGGTGTACGACCCCCGGACCAGGCAGTGCCGCATCGCCAACGCGGGCCATATGCCGCCCGCGCTGGCCGGTCCCGGCCACGATCCAAGGCTGCTGCAGCTGCCGCCCGGAGCGCCGCTCGGCGTCGGCGGCGTCGCCTTCGAGACCACCACGGTCGACCTCACCCCCGGTGATCTGCTGGTCCTGTACACGGACGGCCTCGTGGAGACCCGCCTCCACTCCATCGACGACCGCCTGTCCGTCCTCCTCAGCTTCCTGGACGATCCTGGCCGTCCCCTCGAGGAGATCTGCGACCTGCTGCTCTACGGCCTGCGCCACCCCGACGACCACGACGACGTCGCCCTGCTCATCGCCCGGACCTCGTAG
- a CDS encoding TetR/AcrR family transcriptional regulator, producing MARMPSAQRRRQLTEAAIRAMARDGVPKTTTRSIAAEAGVSLSVFHYCFDSKQALVESVITTLTDHSVSVVKDALRPRATLEETVRAGFQAYWDHVRAHPDEHMLTYELTQYALREPGFGHLARRQYEMYGDAYTELIEQLRSGMDLRLRVPVPVLARYLAAMTDGLTLNYLVLGDAAAWTDILDTVTAHIAGLVMADAPATRSGR from the coding sequence ATGGCACGGATGCCGTCGGCGCAGCGGCGCCGGCAGCTGACGGAGGCGGCGATCAGAGCGATGGCCCGGGACGGCGTCCCCAAGACGACCACCCGGTCCATCGCCGCCGAGGCCGGGGTGTCGCTGAGCGTCTTCCACTACTGCTTCGACTCCAAGCAGGCCCTCGTCGAGTCCGTCATCACGACGCTCACCGACCACTCGGTGAGCGTCGTGAAGGACGCGCTACGGCCCAGAGCCACCCTGGAGGAGACCGTCCGGGCGGGCTTCCAGGCGTACTGGGACCACGTCCGTGCCCACCCCGACGAGCACATGCTCACCTACGAACTCACCCAGTACGCCCTGCGCGAGCCCGGGTTCGGGCATCTGGCCCGGCGGCAGTACGAGATGTACGGCGACGCCTACACGGAACTCATCGAGCAGCTCCGCAGCGGCATGGACCTCCGGTTGCGCGTCCCCGTCCCCGTCCTGGCCCGTTATCTGGCCGCCATGACCGACGGTCTGACGCTCAACTATCTCGTGCTCGGCGACGCGGCCGCCTGGACCGACATCCTCGACACGGTCACCGCCCATATCGCCGGTCTGGTCATGGCCGACGCGCCCGCTACGAGGTCCGGGCGATGA
- a CDS encoding galactose-binding domain-containing protein, with the protein MTGRPYRRRREVTVVSLLLLVLATVLGPTPSSAAGADWWTPTARPAPDSQVDVTGEPFTGTDSAGDVRGFVDAHNHLFSNEAFGGRLICGKVFSEAGVADALKDCPEHYPDGTLALFDYITHGGDGKHDPVGWPTFQDWPAYDSMTHQANYYAWVERAWRGGQRVLVNDLVTNGMICSVYPFKNRSCDEMTSIRLQAKLTYDLQAYIDKMYGGTGKGWFRIVLDSAQAREVIKQGKLAVVLGVETSEPFGCKQILDIAQCSQADVDKGLDELYALGVRSMFLCHKFDNALCGVRFDEGGLGTAINVGQFLSTGTFWQTEKCTGPQHDNPIGTAASAAEADLPAGTDVPSYDADAQCNTRGLTALGEYAVRGMMKRKMMLEIDHMSVKATGQALDIFEAADYPGVLSSHSWMDLNWTERVYSLGGFVAQYMHGSQAFGAEAARTDALRDKYGVGYGFGTDFNGVGDHPAPRGADAAHKVTYPFKSVDGGSVIDRQTVGTRTFDFNTDGGAEAGLIPDWIEDIRLVAGQDVVDDLFRGAESYLGTWGSTERHQASVNLARGRTATAGSSESNPFTSYQPGRAVDGDDATRWASDWSDDQYWQVDLGSTHLVSRVTLDWERAYGKSYRVELSTDGATWTTAWSTTSGDGGLDTARFTGTPARYVRVHGLDRGTDWGYSLYEVGVHSA; encoded by the coding sequence ATGACCGGACGCCCGTACCGCAGACGCCGGGAGGTCACCGTCGTCTCCCTGCTCCTCCTCGTGCTCGCCACGGTCCTCGGCCCCACCCCGAGCTCGGCGGCCGGCGCCGACTGGTGGACACCGACGGCCAGGCCGGCCCCCGACTCCCAGGTCGACGTCACCGGCGAGCCCTTCACCGGCACCGACTCGGCGGGCGACGTACGCGGGTTCGTCGACGCGCACAATCATCTGTTCTCGAACGAGGCCTTCGGCGGCCGACTCATCTGCGGCAAGGTGTTCTCCGAGGCCGGAGTCGCCGACGCGCTCAAGGACTGTCCCGAGCACTACCCCGACGGCACGCTCGCGCTCTTCGACTACATCACTCACGGCGGGGACGGCAAGCACGACCCGGTCGGCTGGCCGACGTTCCAGGACTGGCCGGCCTACGACTCGATGACCCATCAGGCGAACTACTACGCCTGGGTGGAGCGGGCCTGGCGCGGCGGCCAGCGGGTGCTCGTCAACGACCTCGTCACCAACGGCATGATCTGCTCCGTCTATCCGTTCAAGAACCGCAGTTGTGACGAGATGACGTCGATCCGCCTCCAGGCGAAGCTGACGTACGACCTCCAGGCGTACATCGACAAGATGTACGGCGGCACCGGCAAGGGCTGGTTCCGGATCGTCCTGGACAGCGCGCAGGCGCGTGAGGTGATCAAGCAGGGCAAGCTGGCGGTCGTCCTGGGCGTCGAGACCTCCGAGCCGTTCGGCTGCAAGCAGATCCTCGACATCGCGCAGTGCAGCCAGGCCGACGTCGACAAGGGGCTGGACGAGCTGTACGCGCTGGGTGTGCGCAGCATGTTCCTCTGCCACAAGTTCGACAACGCGCTCTGCGGCGTCCGCTTCGACGAGGGCGGCCTCGGCACGGCCATCAACGTCGGCCAGTTCCTGTCCACCGGCACCTTCTGGCAGACCGAGAAGTGCACCGGGCCGCAGCACGACAACCCGATCGGCACCGCCGCCTCCGCGGCCGAGGCGGACCTGCCGGCGGGCACGGACGTCCCCTCCTACGACGCGGACGCCCAGTGCAACACCCGCGGGCTCACCGCCCTGGGCGAGTACGCCGTGCGCGGCATGATGAAGCGCAAGATGATGCTCGAGATCGACCACATGAGCGTCAAGGCAACCGGACAGGCCCTCGACATCTTCGAGGCGGCGGACTACCCCGGCGTGCTGTCCTCGCACAGCTGGATGGACCTGAACTGGACCGAGCGGGTCTACTCCCTCGGCGGCTTCGTCGCCCAGTACATGCACGGCTCCCAGGCATTCGGCGCCGAGGCCGCGCGCACCGACGCGCTGCGTGACAAGTACGGCGTCGGCTACGGGTTCGGCACCGACTTCAACGGCGTCGGCGACCATCCGGCCCCGCGGGGAGCCGACGCCGCGCACAAGGTCACGTACCCCTTCAAGAGCGTCGACGGCGGTTCCGTCATCGACAGGCAGACCGTCGGGACGCGCACCTTCGACTTCAACACCGACGGCGGCGCCGAGGCGGGCCTGATCCCGGACTGGATCGAGGACATCCGGCTCGTCGCCGGCCAGGACGTGGTGGACGACCTCTTCCGGGGCGCAGAGTCCTACCTCGGCACCTGGGGCTCGACCGAGCGGCACCAGGCCTCGGTGAACCTCGCCCGGGGACGTACCGCCACGGCCGGTTCGTCCGAGTCCAACCCGTTCACCAGCTACCAGCCCGGCCGGGCCGTGGACGGCGACGACGCCACCCGCTGGGCCAGCGACTGGAGCGACGACCAGTACTGGCAGGTCGACCTGGGCTCCACCCACCTGGTCTCCCGCGTCACCCTCGACTGGGAGCGCGCGTACGGGAAGTCCTACCGCGTCGAACTCTCCACCGACGGCGCCACCTGGACGACCGCCTGGTCCACCACCTCCGGCGACGGCGGCCTGGACACGGCCAGGTTCACCGGCACCCCCGCCCGTTACGTCCGGGTGCACGGCCTGGACCGGGGCACGGATTGGGGATACTCGCTGTACGAAGTGGGCGTCCACAGCGCCTAG
- a CDS encoding flavin monoamine oxidase family protein yields MDNPPTSVHTDRLTRRRFAAATATAAAALTAAAPAAALPREAACPPRSTADWATCLTVARALLVVDEHDRPLVPGYEKALVGGLPRTGAGTGTGTGKKVLVIGAGPAGLVAAWLLKRAGHRVTLVEANGNRVGGRIKTFRTGGHEHAPQAFADARQYAEAGAMRIPGSHPLVMSLIRQLGVEKRRFHLVDVDADGKPVNNAWLHVNGVRVRRSAYAASPRRVNRSFGVPRKYWDTPSATILREALDPVRDEFSTRGADGKRVDKPLPERVRGWARVVQRFGDWSMYRFLTEEAGLDERTVDLVGTLENLTSRLPLSFIHSFISASLISPDTEFWELVGGTATLPDALLKEVADVIRLDRRATHIEYWAPDRHGNDDTAHVRADGPHVWIDTVSEGRDGKVVREQFTADLAIVTVPFSGLRQVQISPLMSYKKRRSVAELHYDSATKVLLEFSRRWWEFDEADWKRELDAVRPGLYEEYRTGRAPADGSLLGVHPSVPPGHITAGQRVHYAAHRWATRDQPEAAHIVGGGSVSDNSNRFMINPSHPVDGSAGGVVLASYSWADDASRWDSLDDDARYPHALRGLQQVYGRRVEVFYTGAGRTQSWLRDPYAYGEASVLLPGQHTELLSAIRAAEGPLLFAGDHTSVKPSWIEGALESGVRAALEAHAAR; encoded by the coding sequence ATGGACAATCCTCCCACTTCTGTACACACCGATCGGCTCACCCGCCGACGGTTCGCCGCGGCCACCGCGACGGCCGCCGCCGCGCTCACGGCCGCCGCGCCGGCCGCGGCCCTCCCCCGGGAAGCCGCCTGCCCGCCCAGGTCGACGGCCGACTGGGCCACTTGCCTCACCGTGGCGCGAGCGCTGCTGGTGGTGGACGAGCACGACCGGCCGCTGGTGCCGGGGTACGAGAAGGCCCTCGTCGGCGGGCTGCCCCGCACCGGGGCCGGGACCGGGACCGGGACCGGGAAGAAGGTCCTCGTGATCGGCGCCGGACCCGCCGGGCTGGTGGCCGCCTGGCTGCTGAAGCGGGCCGGACACCGCGTCACGCTCGTGGAGGCCAACGGCAACCGGGTCGGCGGCCGCATCAAGACCTTCCGTACCGGCGGGCACGAGCACGCGCCGCAGGCGTTCGCCGACGCCAGGCAGTACGCGGAGGCGGGCGCCATGCGCATCCCCGGCAGCCATCCGCTGGTGATGAGTCTGATCCGTCAACTGGGCGTCGAGAAACGCCGGTTCCACCTCGTGGACGTCGACGCGGACGGCAAACCCGTCAACAACGCCTGGCTGCACGTCAACGGCGTCCGGGTGCGCCGCTCCGCGTACGCGGCGTCGCCGCGCAGGGTCAACCGGTCCTTCGGGGTCCCCAGAAAGTACTGGGACACCCCGTCGGCGACCATCCTGCGGGAGGCGCTGGACCCGGTGCGCGACGAGTTCAGCACCCGGGGCGCCGACGGCAAGCGGGTGGACAAGCCGCTGCCGGAACGGGTGCGGGGCTGGGCTCGGGTGGTGCAGCGGTTCGGCGACTGGTCGATGTACCGGTTCCTGACCGAGGAGGCGGGTCTCGACGAGCGGACCGTGGACCTGGTCGGCACGCTGGAGAACCTCACCTCCCGGCTGCCGCTGTCCTTCATCCACAGCTTCATCAGCGCCTCGCTCATCAGCCCGGACACCGAGTTCTGGGAGCTGGTCGGCGGCACGGCGACGCTCCCCGACGCCCTGCTGAAGGAGGTCGCGGACGTCATCCGGCTCGACCGGCGCGCCACACACATCGAGTACTGGGCGCCGGACCGGCACGGCAACGACGACACCGCGCACGTGCGGGCCGACGGACCGCACGTGTGGATCGACACCGTCTCCGAGGGGCGCGACGGCAAGGTGGTGCGGGAGCAGTTCACCGCCGACCTCGCGATCGTCACGGTGCCGTTCTCGGGGCTGCGTCAGGTGCAGATCAGCCCGCTGATGTCGTACAAGAAGCGGCGTTCCGTCGCGGAACTGCACTACGACAGCGCGACGAAGGTGCTGCTGGAGTTCAGCCGCCGCTGGTGGGAGTTCGACGAGGCGGACTGGAAGCGGGAACTCGACGCCGTACGGCCGGGGCTGTACGAGGAGTACCGGACGGGCAGGGCGCCGGCCGACGGGAGTCTGCTCGGCGTTCACCCGTCCGTTCCCCCGGGGCACATCACCGCGGGACAGCGCGTGCACTACGCCGCCCACCGGTGGGCGACCCGCGACCAGCCCGAGGCGGCGCACATCGTCGGCGGGGGTTCGGTCTCCGACAACTCCAACCGGTTCATGATCAACCCGTCCCATCCGGTCGACGGCAGCGCGGGCGGCGTCGTCCTCGCCTCCTACAGCTGGGCCGACGACGCCTCCCGCTGGGACTCCCTCGACGACGACGCGCGCTACCCGCACGCCCTGCGCGGACTCCAGCAGGTCTACGGCCGGCGCGTCGAGGTCTTCTACACGGGCGCGGGCCGCACCCAGAGCTGGCTGCGCGATCCGTACGCCTACGGGGAGGCGTCCGTGCTGCTCCCCGGTCAGCACACGGAGCTGCTGAGCGCCATCCGCGCCGCCGAGGGGCCGCTGCTCTTCGCGGGCGACCACACCTCGGTCAAGCCGTCGTGGATCGAGGGCGCGCTGGAGTCGGGGGTCAGGGCCGCGCTGGAGGCGCACGCGGCACGCTGA
- a CDS encoding DUF1731 domain-containing protein, translating into MKIVLPGGTGQVGTVLRRALTAAGHEVTVLSRQPTGHDEILWDGRTLGPWAEAIDGSDVVVNLAGRSVSCRYTPDNLRAMMDSRVDSARVVGQAIAAAARPPRIWLQMSTATVYAHRFDAPNDEATGVIGGAEPGVPDYWGHSVDIATAWEREQENADTPHTRKVALRAAMVMSPDRGGVFDVLSRLARLGLGGPVAGGRQYVSWIHDHDFVRAVEFLVAREDLAGPVNLAAPGPLPHRAFMRALRGAWRVPAGLPATKWMAEIGAFALRSDTELLLKSRRVVPGRLLDAGFAFDHPEWPGAAADLVRRVRGR; encoded by the coding sequence ATGAAGATCGTGCTACCGGGCGGGACCGGGCAGGTGGGGACTGTGCTGCGCCGCGCGCTGACCGCCGCCGGACATGAGGTCACGGTGCTGAGCAGACAGCCCACGGGTCACGACGAGATCCTGTGGGACGGCCGTACGCTCGGCCCCTGGGCCGAGGCGATCGACGGCAGTGACGTCGTGGTCAACCTGGCAGGCCGCAGCGTCAGCTGCCGCTACACGCCGGACAACCTGCGGGCGATGATGGACTCACGGGTGGACTCGGCCCGGGTCGTCGGCCAGGCGATCGCCGCCGCCGCGCGGCCCCCACGGATCTGGCTCCAGATGAGCACCGCCACCGTCTACGCCCACCGGTTCGACGCCCCCAACGACGAGGCCACCGGCGTGATCGGCGGAGCCGAGCCCGGCGTCCCGGACTACTGGGGCCACAGCGTGGACATCGCGACCGCCTGGGAGCGGGAGCAGGAGAACGCCGACACCCCGCACACCCGCAAGGTGGCCCTGCGGGCCGCGATGGTGATGAGCCCGGACCGGGGCGGGGTCTTCGACGTCCTGTCGCGGCTCGCCCGGCTCGGCCTCGGCGGTCCGGTCGCGGGCGGCCGCCAGTACGTGTCCTGGATCCACGACCACGACTTCGTCCGCGCGGTCGAGTTCCTCGTCGCACGGGAGGACCTCGCCGGGCCGGTCAACCTGGCCGCCCCGGGCCCCCTCCCCCACCGCGCGTTCATGCGCGCGCTGCGCGGGGCGTGGCGGGTCCCGGCCGGCCTGCCCGCGACGAAGTGGATGGCGGAAATCGGCGCCTTCGCCCTGCGCTCGGACACCGAACTGCTCCTGAAGAGCCGGCGCGTGGTCCCCGGCCGGCTGCTCGACGCCGGCTTCGCCTTCGACCATCCCGAGTGGCCGGGGGCCGCCGCCGACCTCGTACGACGGGTGCGGGGCCGCTGA
- a CDS encoding alpha/beta fold hydrolase, with amino-acid sequence MTTPTVVLVHGAFADAASWSGVIAELQGHGVPVIAPPNPLRGLASDAAYVASFAAQIDGPVILVGHSYGGALITVAGTTQNVVGLVYVAAYALAEGESLGELQGRFPLSTLVSNLKQWTYPVPGGDPAVEVTIAEDAFPSVFAADLPADVTRILAASQRPLAAAAFEETAAAAAWQTKPSWALIAGADEAINPEVERFGAQRAGATVVEIDGASHAVAVSQPKAVADLILEAVRATS; translated from the coding sequence ATGACCACTCCCACTGTCGTCCTGGTCCACGGAGCGTTCGCGGACGCGGCCAGCTGGTCCGGCGTCATCGCCGAGCTCCAGGGCCACGGCGTCCCCGTGATCGCCCCGCCGAACCCGCTGCGCGGCCTCGCCTCCGACGCGGCGTACGTCGCCTCCTTCGCCGCTCAGATCGACGGCCCCGTCATCCTCGTCGGGCACTCCTACGGCGGCGCCCTCATCACGGTGGCCGGCACCACGCAGAACGTGGTCGGCCTCGTCTACGTCGCTGCCTACGCGCTGGCGGAGGGCGAGAGCCTCGGCGAGCTCCAGGGCCGCTTCCCGCTCTCCACGCTGGTCAGCAACCTCAAGCAGTGGACGTATCCGGTGCCGGGCGGTGACCCGGCCGTCGAGGTCACCATCGCCGAGGACGCCTTCCCGTCGGTGTTCGCCGCCGACCTGCCCGCGGACGTCACCAGGATCCTGGCCGCGTCCCAGCGCCCGCTGGCCGCCGCCGCGTTCGAGGAGACCGCCGCCGCGGCCGCCTGGCAGACCAAGCCGTCCTGGGCGCTGATCGCCGGTGCGGACGAGGCCATCAACCCCGAGGTCGAGCGCTTCGGCGCCCAGCGGGCCGGGGCGACGGTCGTCGAGATCGACGGCGCCTCGCACGCCGTCGCGGTGTCCCAGCCCAAGGCGGTCGCGGACCTGATCCTCGAGGCGGTCCGCGCGACGAGCTGA
- a CDS encoding alpha/beta hydrolase — protein MSDVVEPVTPVLEPEAAAFAEATANPPYLFDLPPAEGRKAVDEVQSGEIHKPAVDEEWITVSGGPTGSVRARLVKPAGAEGTLPVILYIHGAGWVFGNAHTHDRLVRELAVGAEAAVVFPEYDLSPEARYPVAIEQNFAVARWIVEEGASKGLDATRIAVAGDSVGGNMTAALTLMAKERGGVPLVQQVLFYPVTDASFDTGSYHQFAEGYFLRRDGMQWFWDQYTTDEAERAQITASPLRATTEQLKDLPPALVITGEADVLRDEGEAYANKLREAGVPVTAVRFQGIIHDFVMLNALRPTYAAEAAITLAVGTLRDALHV, from the coding sequence ATGTCCGACGTCGTCGAGCCGGTCACGCCGGTGCTCGAACCCGAGGCCGCGGCGTTCGCCGAGGCGACCGCCAACCCGCCGTACCTCTTCGACCTGCCGCCGGCCGAAGGGCGCAAGGCCGTCGACGAGGTCCAGTCCGGTGAGATACACAAGCCCGCGGTCGACGAGGAGTGGATCACCGTCTCCGGCGGTCCCACGGGCAGCGTCCGTGCGCGGTTGGTCAAGCCGGCCGGCGCCGAGGGCACCCTCCCGGTGATCCTCTACATCCACGGCGCGGGCTGGGTGTTCGGCAACGCGCACACCCACGACCGGCTGGTGCGCGAACTCGCCGTCGGCGCCGAGGCCGCGGTCGTCTTCCCCGAGTACGACCTCTCGCCCGAGGCTCGCTACCCGGTCGCCATCGAGCAGAACTTCGCGGTCGCCCGGTGGATCGTCGAGGAGGGCGCGTCCAAGGGGCTCGACGCCACGCGCATCGCCGTCGCCGGTGACTCCGTCGGCGGGAACATGACCGCCGCGCTCACCCTGATGGCCAAGGAACGCGGCGGCGTCCCGCTGGTCCAGCAGGTGCTCTTCTACCCCGTCACCGACGCGAGCTTCGACACCGGCTCGTACCACCAGTTCGCGGAGGGCTACTTCCTGCGCCGCGACGGCATGCAGTGGTTCTGGGACCAGTACACGACCGACGAGGCCGAGCGCGCCCAGATCACCGCGTCCCCGCTGCGCGCCACCACCGAGCAGCTCAAGGACCTGCCCCCGGCGCTGGTCATCACCGGCGAGGCCGACGTGCTGCGCGACGAGGGCGAGGCGTACGCGAACAAGCTGCGCGAGGCCGGTGTCCCGGTCACCGCGGTGCGCTTCCAGGGCATCATCCACGACTTCGTGATGCTGAACGCGCTGCGCCCGACCTACGCCGCCGAGGCCGCCATCACGCTCGCCGTCGGCACCCTGCGCGACGCCCTGCACGTCTGA
- a CDS encoding DUF6924 domain-containing protein, with amino-acid sequence MKQLPNALEALVVRTDFSADGAWDALRAALYSPGRDGFLADVTLVDDRGYEGLTPDRALGLIPTEYQHPLLVLADSVTLASAELPLLMVDLRGERGRSVRVVATELWSIENNLSGANMDFEEFVCAVDGDGVYRGF; translated from the coding sequence ATGAAGCAGCTCCCCAACGCCTTGGAAGCACTCGTCGTGCGCACTGACTTCTCAGCAGACGGTGCCTGGGACGCTCTGCGGGCCGCGCTGTACTCGCCCGGCAGGGACGGTTTCCTGGCCGACGTCACACTTGTCGATGACCGGGGGTACGAGGGCTTGACACCCGACCGGGCCCTCGGCCTGATCCCTACGGAATATCAGCATCCGCTTCTCGTGCTGGCGGACTCGGTCACTCTTGCCTCGGCTGAACTGCCTCTTCTCATGGTGGACCTGCGGGGTGAGCGTGGGCGGAGTGTCCGCGTTGTGGCGACCGAATTGTGGAGCATCGAGAACAACCTCTCGGGGGCGAACATGGACTTCGAGGAGTTCGTCTGCGCCGTCGACGGCGACGGCGTCTACCGAGGCTTTTGA
- a CDS encoding GNAT family N-acetyltransferase produces the protein MHPVTSSGARLGLRELAIPDVEALLAIYGSPEATEHLSFEPRNRQQVEQVVTWSVSAATATPRTEYALGVVESETAELIGSGRLALDPHQQRGATLGFALRPDVWGRGYGVETVRLLLSVGFNDLRLHRIWGARSPVNEASANTMRAVGMVEEGTIREHVLKAGQWRDSVVHAILEREFFSGS, from the coding sequence ATGCATCCGGTTACAAGTTCAGGAGCGCGTCTGGGCTTGCGGGAACTCGCCATCCCGGACGTGGAGGCGTTGCTCGCCATCTACGGCAGCCCGGAAGCCACCGAGCACCTCTCGTTTGAGCCGCGAAACCGCCAGCAGGTCGAACAGGTCGTGACCTGGTCCGTCTCAGCGGCCACGGCGACGCCTCGCACGGAGTATGCGCTGGGCGTCGTCGAGTCGGAAACGGCTGAGCTGATCGGGTCCGGCCGCTTGGCCCTTGATCCTCACCAGCAGCGCGGAGCCACCCTGGGTTTCGCGCTGCGCCCGGATGTGTGGGGGCGGGGCTACGGTGTGGAGACGGTGCGGCTGCTGCTGAGCGTTGGCTTCAACGACCTGCGGTTGCACCGCATTTGGGGTGCCCGGTCTCCTGTCAATGAGGCCTCCGCCAACACCATGAGGGCCGTTGGGATGGTCGAGGAGGGCACGATTCGCGAGCATGTGCTGAAGGCGGGGCAGTGGAGGGACTCCGTCGTCCACGCGATCCTCGAGCGAGAGTTCTTCTCCGGCTCCTGA
- a CDS encoding DUF4259 domain-containing protein → MGDWGTGNFDNDTAADHLSILTDRLITEVADAMSGDPVGIEPDEYWGVAVPANLELLALMARQSYVGASLPEAEVVEGWKKTYLAVWEGYIDELEVSPDYQDDRRAVLIRTFDELARLGRERDSY, encoded by the coding sequence GTGGGTGACTGGGGCACCGGCAACTTCGACAACGACACGGCCGCGGATCATCTGTCGATCCTCACGGACCGGCTCATCACCGAGGTCGCGGACGCGATGAGCGGCGATCCCGTCGGGATCGAACCCGACGAGTACTGGGGAGTCGCGGTACCGGCCAACCTGGAGCTCCTGGCCCTCATGGCCCGGCAGAGTTACGTGGGGGCGTCGCTGCCCGAGGCCGAGGTGGTCGAGGGGTGGAAGAAGACGTACCTGGCGGTGTGGGAGGGCTACATCGACGAGTTGGAGGTCTCACCGGATTACCAGGACGACAGACGCGCGGTCCTGATCCGTACCTTCGACGAGCTGGCCCGGCTCGGACGGGAGAGAGACTCGTACTGA